The Thermodesulfatator atlanticus DSM 21156 DNA window CTCTCGAAATGATAAGACATTGTCCTTCTCATCCAGTTCCAGAGCCCCAAACCTTCCAGAGGGCTGGACAGCAGTAACTGTGGCATATTTGCCATGCTTTTTATGAAATTCTACCAAAGTTTTTATATCTATATCTCCAACGCCATCTCCATAAGTAAGCATAAAAGTCTCATCGCCAATAAACTTTTGGATTCTTTTAATTCTACCACCTGTCATCGTATTAAGCCCAGTATCAACAAGCGTTACCCTCCATGGTTCAGCTTTGGCACTATGAACTTCTATTTTGTTATTCTTTAAATCTATAGTTACATCTGCCATGTGTAGAAAATAATTGGCAAAATATTCTTTTATAACGTAACCTTTATATCCAAGGCAAATGATGAAATCATTAAAACCATAAGCAGAATATACTTTCATAATATGCCATAAAATGGGCTTACCTCCTATTTCTACCATTGGCTTCGGCTTTAAGTGAGTTTCCTCACTAAGCCTTGTTCCAAATCCACCAGCAAGAATTACTACCTTCATATATACACCCCTCAACAATATTTGCTGGAACAGAATAAGCTGCTCTTTTTAGTTGATCAACTAGAGAATAAGTTTCCTGCTTGGGAAAGTCTTTCACCAAACTATAAA harbors:
- the rfbF gene encoding glucose-1-phosphate cytidylyltransferase; amino-acid sequence: MKVVILAGGFGTRLSEETHLKPKPMVEIGGKPILWHIMKVYSAYGFNDFIICLGYKGYVIKEYFANYFLHMADVTIDLKNNKIEVHSAKAEPWRVTLVDTGLNTMTGGRIKRIQKFIGDETFMLTYGDGVGDIDIKTLVEFHKKHGKYATVTAVQPSGRFGALELDEKDNVLSFREKPRGDGAWINGGFFVLEPAVFDYIEGDETVWEREPLENLAKDGQLVAYKHRGFWKCMDTLRDKNELEKLWQSGNPPWKVWKD
- a CDS encoding four helix bundle protein; amino-acid sequence: MVWQRSHEMVLDVYSLVKDFPKQETYSLVDQLKRAAYSVPANIVEGCIYEGSNSCWWIWNKA